The following coding sequences are from one Candidatus Cetobacterium colombiensis window:
- a CDS encoding MATE family efflux transporter, which translates to MKEKHKEMGEQPIGKLLLKFSVPAIIGMFVNALYNIVDRIYIGNIPEIGPVAIAGVGVVFPVMIISLAFCLLIGLGGATNISISLGKKRKDLAEKFLGNATALAVLFGIILTLITIFSMDLYIGKLGTSPISEPFARDYLTIVALGFPFLTVGYATNAAVRSDGNPKISMITLLLGAITNIILDPIFIFGLNMGVKGAALATIISQIISAIWTVSYFTSKFSGIKLHFKNLLLEWEKVKEIFVIGAGPFVLQLGSSAVNFILNSSLMKYGGDTAVGAMTIVNAVNTFIFMPIFGINQGVQPILGFNYGARLFHRVKKAFILAVKGAVTISTIGFLAIQLLSKYFIVIFTSNPELLETASKGLKIFTLMFPFIGFQIIASVYFQAIGKPKITMFLSLSRQVLFLIPIVLIFSKIWGVLGIWMAVPSADILSVIVTLIMTKKEMKNLKLLEEEEDLRKNVNNDESTRKSTN; encoded by the coding sequence ATGAAAGAAAAACACAAAGAAATGGGCGAGCAACCCATCGGAAAATTGCTTTTAAAATTTTCGGTTCCAGCTATTATTGGAATGTTCGTTAACGCTCTATATAACATAGTAGATCGAATTTATATTGGAAATATTCCAGAGATTGGTCCTGTTGCAATTGCTGGAGTTGGGGTAGTTTTTCCTGTTATGATTATATCGTTAGCATTTTGTCTTTTAATTGGGCTTGGTGGTGCTACTAATATTTCTATTTCACTAGGTAAAAAACGTAAAGATTTAGCTGAAAAATTTTTAGGAAATGCCACTGCTTTAGCTGTTCTTTTCGGTATAATTTTAACGCTAATTACTATCTTTTCAATGGATCTTTATATTGGTAAATTAGGAACAAGTCCAATTTCAGAGCCTTTTGCTAGAGATTATTTGACTATTGTTGCTCTTGGCTTTCCTTTTTTAACTGTAGGATATGCTACCAATGCCGCTGTTAGATCTGATGGAAATCCAAAAATATCTATGATTACTCTTTTACTAGGAGCCATCACAAATATCATATTAGATCCTATTTTTATTTTTGGGCTAAATATGGGAGTAAAAGGAGCTGCACTAGCTACAATTATTTCACAAATTATCTCTGCCATTTGGACTGTTAGCTATTTTACATCTAAATTTAGTGGTATAAAACTTCACTTTAAGAATTTACTTTTAGAATGGGAAAAAGTTAAAGAAATTTTTGTAATTGGAGCTGGACCATTTGTTTTACAATTAGGTTCTAGTGCTGTTAACTTTATTTTAAATAGTAGTCTTATGAAATACGGTGGTGATACTGCTGTTGGAGCTATGACTATTGTTAATGCTGTTAATACGTTTATTTTTATGCCTATTTTTGGTATTAATCAAGGAGTTCAACCTATACTTGGATTTAATTATGGAGCTAGATTATTTCACAGAGTAAAAAAAGCTTTTATTTTAGCAGTTAAAGGTGCTGTAACTATATCTACTATTGGATTTTTAGCCATACAGCTTTTATCTAAATATTTTATTGTAATTTTTACAAGCAATCCTGAACTTTTAGAGACTGCTTCAAAAGGTCTAAAAATATTTACACTAATGTTTCCTTTCATTGGTTTTCAAATTATAGCCTCTGTTTATTTCCAAGCTATTGGAAAACCAAAGATTACTATGTTTTTAAGCCTATCTAGGCAAGTATTATTTTTAATCCCAATTGTTTTAATTTTTTCAAAAATTTGGGGTGTTCTTGGAATTTGGATGGCCGTACCATCTGCAGATATCTTATCTGTTATTGTTACTTTAATTATGACTAAAAAAGAGATGAAAAATCTTAAACTTTTAGAAGAAGAAGAGGACTTGAGAAAAAATGTCAACAACGATGAATCAACTAGAAAATCAACCAATTAG
- a CDS encoding DUF4396 domain-containing protein has protein sequence MLFNIISKIFIVIGILSALSITIDILKNPQKEMPIMNWVWPINGLWAGVFGVWAYFTIGKHRKMDMSNMDMGDMNMNMDMSNMDMSSMNMKDSKEKYSSFWQGVVADTLHCGAGCSLADLIGPWIFLVFPFTLFNNLTFGEWTLDYFLALLTGVTFQYAAISPMMKEKGPKIWLRALKIDFLSLTSWQIGMYGWMALVIFVWFGRLSPFTPEFWFMMQIAMCCGFVTAYPVNWWLVKAGIKMGM, from the coding sequence TTGTTATTTAATATTATTTCTAAAATTTTTATTGTTATTGGAATTCTTTCTGCTTTAAGTATCACTATTGATATTTTAAAAAATCCTCAAAAAGAGATGCCTATTATGAATTGGGTTTGGCCAATAAATGGTTTATGGGCTGGAGTTTTTGGAGTTTGGGCATATTTTACTATTGGAAAACATAGAAAAATGGATATGAGTAATATGGATATGGGCGATATGAACATGAATATGGATATGAGTAATATGGATATGAGTAGTATGAATATGAAAGACTCAAAAGAAAAATACTCTAGTTTCTGGCAAGGGGTTGTTGCTGATACTTTACACTGCGGTGCTGGATGTTCTTTAGCAGATTTAATTGGACCATGGATATTTTTAGTTTTTCCTTTTACTTTATTTAATAATCTTACTTTTGGTGAATGGACATTAGATTATTTTCTTGCTTTACTTACTGGAGTTACTTTTCAATATGCTGCAATTTCTCCAATGATGAAAGAAAAAGGTCCTAAAATTTGGCTAAGAGCATTGAAAATTGACTTTCTTTCTCTTACTTCATGGCAAATTGGAATGTATGGTTGGATGGCTCTTGTTATCTTTGTTTGGTTTGGGCGTTTATCTCCTTTTACACCAGAATTTTGGTTTATGATGCAAATTGCAATGTGTTGTGGTTTTGTGACTGCTTATCCTGTTAACTGGTGGTTAGTTAAAGCTGGCATTAAAATGGGAATGTAA
- a CDS encoding threonine/serine exporter family protein, with protein sequence MFIIEVIFAFFITISFAVLFNVRGKLVFYSGIGGAISWLFYLFFTEKGYSYSTCYLLATAITAFYSEIMAKKLKTTVPTLLIAALIPMAPGGGVYYTMLYLIQDKYQDSILKGMETSIIAGSMALGIILVTTIFRLFHHTKK encoded by the coding sequence ATGTTCATCATAGAGGTAATTTTTGCTTTTTTTATTACTATTAGTTTTGCCGTTCTTTTTAATGTTAGAGGAAAACTTGTTTTTTACTCTGGTATTGGAGGAGCTATAAGTTGGCTATTTTATCTTTTTTTCACTGAAAAAGGATATTCATATTCTACATGTTATCTTTTAGCCACTGCTATAACAGCTTTTTATTCTGAAATTATGGCAAAAAAATTAAAAACAACTGTTCCTACACTACTTATAGCTGCACTTATCCCCATGGCTCCAGGTGGTGGTGTTTATTATACAATGTTATATTTAATCCAAGATAAATATCAGGACTCTATATTAAAAGGAATGGAAACGTCAATAATAGCTGGTTCTATGGCTTTAGGAATTATTCTAGTCACTACTATTTTTAGACTTTTCCATCATACAAAAAAATAA
- a CDS encoding MATE family efflux transporter, which translates to MSTTMNQLENQPISKLFYKFAIPASIGMLVNSLYVVADGVFISRGIGSVGIAAVNIGYPIINLTAALSLMFGAGGATLISLKSDDQDYKNKSFTYTIILNLFFYILIASIVFMFPNQIMKSLGATELLLPMVKGYMYPCIVAAFFLMLSVSLNAIVRNDNAPKKAMTSLFIGAITNIVLDYIFIFVFKMGIEGGAYATAIGQILSAVYLCMHFPNSSFRLTFDIRDIQWKLMGRICSLGFSSFILEFAVMVITILLNITLSRTEGQIGVAAYGIISYSFVIYRMLFTGLAQGIQPLVSFNYGRRNYRRVLAIFRFSHKFCFIASTIALILAKVFALDVVKVFTHESHLFEYTAKGLFLYSSAIIFVGANFMNISYLQAMDKAMLANIISICRGILFMGIGIIFLPKLLGVDGIWLTLPFADVLTFILTFVIFKVLGINKNLKTSSI; encoded by the coding sequence ATGTCAACAACGATGAATCAACTAGAAAATCAACCAATTAGTAAACTATTTTATAAATTTGCCATTCCAGCTTCAATTGGAATGCTTGTTAACTCGCTTTATGTTGTAGCCGATGGAGTCTTTATCTCTAGAGGTATTGGAAGTGTAGGAATTGCTGCTGTTAATATTGGATATCCTATTATTAATTTAACTGCGGCTCTAAGTCTTATGTTTGGTGCTGGTGGAGCTACTTTAATCTCATTAAAAAGTGATGATCAAGATTATAAAAATAAAAGTTTTACTTACACAATTATTTTGAATTTATTTTTTTATATTTTAATAGCTTCAATTGTTTTTATGTTTCCTAATCAAATCATGAAATCTTTAGGTGCTACTGAACTTTTACTTCCTATGGTAAAAGGATATATGTATCCTTGTATTGTAGCTGCATTTTTTCTAATGCTTTCAGTATCTTTAAATGCAATAGTTAGAAATGATAATGCTCCTAAAAAGGCTATGACCTCTCTTTTCATTGGAGCTATTACCAATATTGTTCTAGATTATATATTTATCTTTGTTTTTAAAATGGGAATTGAAGGAGGAGCTTACGCCACTGCCATTGGACAAATTTTATCAGCAGTTTATCTTTGTATGCATTTTCCAAATTCTAGTTTTAGGTTAACTTTTGATATAAGAGATATCCAATGGAAATTAATGGGAAGAATATGCTCATTAGGATTTTCATCGTTTATTTTAGAATTTGCAGTTATGGTTATCACAATTTTACTAAACATAACTCTTTCTAGAACAGAAGGACAAATTGGAGTTGCTGCCTACGGAATTATTTCGTATTCTTTTGTTATCTATAGAATGCTATTTACTGGACTAGCTCAAGGAATACAGCCACTTGTTAGTTTTAACTACGGAAGAAGAAATTATAGAAGAGTTTTAGCTATTTTTAGATTTTCTCATAAGTTTTGCTTTATAGCATCTACAATTGCTTTAATTTTAGCTAAAGTTTTCGCTTTAGATGTTGTAAAAGTTTTTACTCATGAATCACATCTCTTTGAATATACAGCTAAAGGATTATTCTTATATTCTAGTGCTATTATCTTTGTCGGTGCAAATTTCATGAATATATCTTATTTACAAGCTATGGATAAAGCTATGCTAGCTAATATTATATCAATTTGTAGAGGAATTTTATTTATGGGAATTGGAATAATATTTCTTCCTAAACTACTTGGAGTTGACGGCATTTGGTTAACATTACCTTTTGCTGATGTGTTGACTTTTATACTAACTTTTGTTATTTTTAAAGTTTTAGGTATAAATAAAAATTTAAAAACATCTAGTATCTAA
- a CDS encoding NlpC/P60 family protein — translation MFLFVGCSSAKISERERSQRTAKITKFYKEWKGTRYRLGGTTKSGVDCSALMQHLYRDKFATALPRTTKTMAEKGEKVKKRNNWEVGDLVFFKIGWRKTHHVGVYLGKNKFLHASTSKGVIISNIDEYWNDHFWQVRKVL, via the coding sequence TTGTTTTTGTTTGTAGGGTGTTCATCAGCCAAAATTAGTGAAAGAGAAAGAAGTCAAAGAACTGCAAAAATAACAAAATTCTATAAAGAGTGGAAAGGAACAAGATACAGACTTGGAGGAACAACAAAGAGTGGAGTAGATTGTTCAGCCTTAATGCAACATCTATATAGAGATAAATTTGCAACTGCGTTACCAAGAACGACTAAAACTATGGCTGAAAAAGGTGAAAAAGTAAAAAAACGTAATAACTGGGAAGTTGGAGATTTAGTTTTCTTCAAGATAGGTTGGAGAAAAACTCATCATGTGGGAGTTTATTTAGGTAAAAATAAATTTTTACATGCATCTACATCTAAAGGAGTTATTATTTCTAATATTGATGAATATTGGAATGATCATTTTTGGCAAGTTAGAAAAGTATTATAA
- a CDS encoding threonine/serine exporter family protein has product MPKKQLISEHHVLQLATFAGKIVLTSGGEVYRVEDIISRIGQNFNLKIDCFATLTCIIVSGKNANDEVVSLVERINSRSTNLDKIHQVHKLIGDIEKYSFSELKKALEDLNKVPSYGFGMNLIASALGAASFVVPFKGGANDFAAAFIAGVGVSLFSYMVSGLHLNSFFINLISGAICAFVSNLFYVSGIITNPSISIISSLMLLVPGVAFINSIRDIIAGDLVSGTSRAMEVLMIGCAIAIGAGLVTKLFFNFGGF; this is encoded by the coding sequence ATGCCAAAAAAACAACTAATTTCTGAACATCACGTTCTTCAATTGGCGACTTTCGCTGGAAAAATTGTATTGACTAGTGGAGGTGAAGTCTATAGAGTTGAAGATATCATCTCAAGAATTGGTCAAAATTTTAATTTAAAAATTGATTGCTTCGCTACTTTAACATGTATCATTGTTTCTGGTAAAAATGCTAATGATGAGGTTGTTTCTTTAGTTGAAAGAATAAATTCTAGATCCACTAATCTTGATAAAATTCACCAAGTCCATAAGTTAATTGGTGATATTGAAAAATACTCATTTTCTGAATTAAAAAAAGCTTTAGAAGATCTTAACAAAGTCCCTTCATACGGTTTTGGAATGAACTTAATTGCGTCAGCACTTGGAGCTGCAAGCTTCGTCGTTCCATTTAAAGGAGGAGCCAATGATTTCGCTGCTGCATTTATTGCAGGAGTAGGAGTTTCTCTTTTCTCATATATGGTTTCGGGACTACATCTAAATAGTTTTTTTATAAACCTTATTTCTGGAGCAATTTGTGCTTTTGTTTCTAACCTATTTTATGTAAGTGGTATAATTACTAATCCATCTATTAGTATCATTTCATCTTTAATGTTACTTGTTCCTGGAGTAGCCTTTATAAATTCAATTAGAGACATTATAGCTGGAGATTTAGTATCTGGAACATCCAGAGCTATGGAAGTTCTTATGATTGGATGTGCCATTGCTATTGGAGCAGGTTTAGTTACAAAATTATTTTTTAACTTTGGAGGATTTTAA
- a CDS encoding mechanosensitive ion channel family protein translates to MLLGNMLDELVLYTAKYFPIVLKKVIYLSILYLTYKPIKEFFMGALRRVLRKKPLEELLSNFLLTTTEVLILIFYFFNILELIGFKTASILTLVGSVGIGIGLALKGSLSDVAGGIQILISKPFKKGDFIISSGAEGAVQKITFLYTVLNSVDNKKIIVPNGKLSSAIVTTVTANPERRADFLFFVDKSTNIDKVKGVLYDVVNNHPSVLKERDIFVRFAKETPTALEFIVRVWTLKENFRDLNADIQEEVKNRFDLENIKIPYQSYEVNVMPLK, encoded by the coding sequence ATGTTACTAGGAAATATGCTAGATGAATTGGTTTTGTATACGGCAAAATATTTTCCAATAGTGTTAAAAAAAGTTATATACTTATCAATACTTTATTTAACTTATAAACCTATAAAGGAATTTTTTATGGGGGCATTAAGAAGAGTTTTGAGGAAAAAACCGTTAGAAGAGCTTTTATCTAATTTTTTACTAACTACAACGGAAGTTTTAATTTTAATTTTTTATTTTTTTAATATATTAGAATTAATAGGGTTTAAAACAGCTTCTATATTAACCTTAGTTGGATCAGTTGGTATTGGTATAGGACTTGCATTAAAAGGCAGTTTATCAGATGTGGCAGGAGGAATTCAGATATTAATTTCAAAGCCTTTTAAAAAGGGGGATTTTATAATATCTTCAGGTGCAGAAGGTGCAGTTCAAAAAATAACTTTTTTATACACAGTTTTAAATAGTGTGGATAATAAAAAGATAATAGTTCCTAATGGAAAGCTTTCTTCAGCTATTGTTACTACTGTAACAGCTAACCCAGAAAGAAGAGCAGACTTTTTATTTTTTGTAGATAAAAGCACAAATATAGATAAAGTAAAAGGTGTACTTTATGATGTTGTAAATAATCATCCATCTGTATTGAAAGAAAGAGATATTTTTGTAAGATTTGCAAAAGAAACTCCAACAGCATTAGAGTTTATTGTTAGAGTTTGGACCTTAAAGGAAAATTTTAGAGATTTAAATGCAGATATTCAAGAAGAAGTAAAAAATAGATTTGATTTAGAAAATATAAAAATACCATATCAATCATATGAAGTAAATGTAATGCCTCTAAAATAA
- a CDS encoding DMT family transporter: protein MNDRLKGTLWMCVSALGMALMGATVKFIGSEISTFEKLFFRNLVGVIMLFFTMRGQNINIWGSSNKSRFFMFLRCTIGLTGAVLYFYCINKLYLADSALLNKLSPFFVTIFATLFLKEKLKSHQIPILIVVLFGALLVIKPKFSFEMLPALAGFLSAIFAGGAYTLVRYLRTMEHPSTLVLWFSAFSMFGMIPPMLIQGFVVPNSVQLFYLILTGIFATIGQIGLAYAYKYALASEVSIYQYLSIIFSAIIGFMVWQEIPDIFSLIGGAIIMGAAILNYKLSKKVID, encoded by the coding sequence ATGAATGATCGATTAAAAGGAACCCTTTGGATGTGTGTATCAGCCTTAGGAATGGCTTTAATGGGAGCCACTGTAAAATTTATTGGTAGTGAAATTTCAACTTTTGAAAAACTTTTTTTTAGAAATTTAGTTGGAGTTATTATGTTGTTTTTTACAATGAGAGGTCAAAATATAAATATTTGGGGAAGTAGTAATAAAAGTAGATTTTTTATGTTTCTTAGATGTACAATCGGATTAACTGGAGCTGTTTTATATTTTTATTGTATCAATAAACTTTATTTAGCTGATTCTGCTTTATTAAATAAACTTTCTCCATTTTTTGTGACTATATTTGCTACCTTATTTTTAAAAGAAAAATTAAAAAGTCATCAAATCCCAATTTTAATAGTTGTTTTATTTGGTGCACTTCTTGTTATAAAGCCTAAGTTTAGTTTTGAAATGTTACCAGCTCTTGCAGGATTTTTATCTGCCATTTTTGCTGGTGGTGCTTACACACTAGTTCGATATTTAAGAACAATGGAGCATCCTTCAACTTTAGTTCTTTGGTTTTCAGCTTTTTCAATGTTTGGAATGATTCCTCCAATGTTAATTCAAGGATTTGTTGTTCCTAATAGTGTTCAACTATTTTATCTTATTTTAACTGGAATTTTTGCTACTATAGGTCAAATTGGTTTAGCTTATGCCTATAAGTATGCTCTTGCAAGTGAAGTGTCTATATATCAATATTTAAGCATTATTTTTTCAGCTATTATAGGATTTATGGTATGGCAAGAAATTCCTGATATATTTAGTTTAATTGGTGGAGCTATTATTATGGGTGCTGCTATTTTAAATTATAAACTATCAAAAAAAGTGATTGACTAG
- a CDS encoding TldD/PmbA family protein, with amino-acid sequence MIDKILVENILNEALSTGGDFAEIFVENKTGDSFYLVDGKVEGAISGKDFGIGIRIFKNLFSVYAYTNNMSKENLLKTAKKAAEAIKGTKEDITINLIKKEIENKHKIILAPGSVLKDDKISLMKEAYIAAKEYDECISQVRINYGDSTQNILVANSEGVWAEDTRVRSRISIESIASNMNDMQTGSYRPGAAKGFEFFKEIDVKEYAKEASRIAKTMLGAKYAPSGKMPVIIENEFGGVIFHEACGHGLEATSVAKGLSVFAGKIGQKVASDIVSAVDDGTLKNEWGSSNIDDEGTPTQRNLLIENGILKGYMIDKLNGKRMGLESTGSARRESYKYAPTSRMTNTFILNGTSSLDDMLQGVENGIYAKYMGGGSVNPSTGDFNFSVMEGYLIENGKITEPVRGATLIGNGPEVLHKIDMIGDNLAHGQGMCGSVSGSIPANVGQPRLRLKDIVVGGR; translated from the coding sequence ATGATAGATAAAATTTTAGTTGAAAACATCTTAAATGAAGCACTTTCTACTGGAGGAGATTTCGCTGAAATCTTTGTAGAAAATAAAACGGGAGATTCTTTTTATCTTGTTGATGGAAAAGTTGAAGGAGCTATCTCTGGAAAAGATTTTGGAATAGGAATTAGAATTTTCAAAAATCTATTTTCTGTATATGCTTATACAAATAACATGAGTAAAGAAAACCTTCTAAAAACAGCCAAAAAAGCTGCTGAAGCTATTAAGGGTACAAAAGAAGATATAACTATTAACTTAATAAAAAAAGAGATTGAAAATAAACATAAAATAATTTTAGCTCCTGGAAGTGTACTAAAAGATGATAAAATTTCACTTATGAAAGAAGCTTATATTGCAGCTAAAGAGTATGACGAATGTATTAGTCAAGTTAGAATAAATTATGGTGATTCTACACAAAATATTTTAGTTGCTAACTCAGAGGGAGTTTGGGCTGAAGATACAAGAGTACGTAGTAGAATTAGTATCGAAAGTATCGCATCAAATATGAATGATATGCAAACTGGGTCATATAGACCTGGAGCAGCTAAAGGTTTTGAATTTTTTAAAGAGATTGATGTTAAAGAATATGCAAAAGAAGCTTCAAGAATAGCAAAAACTATGCTTGGTGCTAAATATGCTCCTAGCGGAAAAATGCCTGTTATTATTGAAAATGAATTTGGTGGAGTTATATTCCACGAAGCTTGTGGTCACGGACTTGAAGCTACTAGTGTCGCAAAAGGACTTTCTGTTTTTGCTGGAAAAATTGGACAAAAAGTTGCTAGTGATATTGTTTCAGCTGTTGATGATGGAACTTTAAAAAATGAATGGGGATCTTCTAATATTGATGACGAAGGAACACCAACGCAAAGAAATTTATTAATTGAAAACGGTATCCTTAAAGGTTATATGATTGATAAATTAAATGGAAAAAGAATGGGACTTGAAAGTACTGGAAGTGCTAGAAGAGAATCTTATAAATATGCTCCTACATCTAGAATGACAAATACATTTATTCTAAATGGAACATCTTCTTTAGACGATATGTTACAAGGCGTTGAAAATGGTATTTATGCTAAATATATGGGTGGTGGATCTGTTAACCCTAGTACAGGTGATTTTAACTTCTCTGTTATGGAGGGATATTTAATTGAAAATGGTAAAATTACAGAACCTGTTAGAGGAGCCACATTAATCGGAAATGGTCCTGAAGTTTTACACAAAATAGATATGATTGGAGACAATTTAGCTCACGGACAAGGAATGTGTGGTTCTGTTTCTGGTAGTATCCCAGCCAATGTAGGACAACCTAGATTACGTTTAAAAGATATTGTTGTTGGAGGTAGATAG
- a CDS encoding META domain-containing protein, whose product MKKLVLFLLTAVLFVGCFGKKEDIGAKVLGNTYILQNVLPESEVDINFEKDKIVGSSGVNRYFANYTLDGNKISIQNPGTTRMMGPENLMKQEQDYLKNLVDAKELELTENGISIVTNSGVKLNFVKK is encoded by the coding sequence ATGAAAAAATTAGTATTATTTTTATTAACTGCTGTTTTATTTGTAGGATGTTTTGGAAAAAAAGAGGATATAGGAGCTAAAGTTTTAGGGAATACGTATATTCTTCAAAATGTTTTACCAGAAAGTGAAGTTGACATTAACTTTGAAAAAGATAAAATAGTGGGAAGTTCAGGAGTTAATAGATATTTTGCAAACTATACGTTAGATGGAAATAAGATTTCAATACAAAATCCTGGAACAACAAGAATGATGGGACCTGAAAACTTAATGAAACAAGAACAAGACTATTTAAAAAATTTAGTTGATGCAAAAGAGTTAGAACTTACAGAGAATGGAATTTCAATAGTTACAAATTCAGGAGTAAAATTAAATTTTGTTAAAAAATAA
- a CDS encoding zinc ribbon domain-containing protein YjdM produces the protein MTNLPNCPKCNSEYTYEDGNLFVCPECAYEWSMEATEEDSDDGLVVKDANGTLLNDGDTVTVIKDLKIKGSSSVVKIGTKVKNIRLVDGDHNIDCRIDGIGAMKLKSEFVKKI, from the coding sequence ATGACAAATTTACCTAATTGCCCAAAGTGTAATTCTGAGTACACTTATGAGGATGGAAATCTATTTGTTTGCCCTGAGTGTGCTTACGAATGGTCAATGGAAGCTACAGAAGAGGATTCTGATGACGGTCTAGTTGTTAAGGATGCAAACGGAACTCTTTTAAACGATGGAGATACAGTTACTGTTATTAAAGATTTAAAAATAAAAGGTAGTTCTTCTGTTGTTAAAATAGGAACTAAAGTAAAAAATATCAGATTAGTTGATGGAGATCACAATATTGATTGTAGAATCGATGGTATTGGAGCTATGAAATTAAAATCTGAGTTCGTTAAAAAAATCTAA